A stretch of the Capsicum annuum cultivar UCD-10X-F1 chromosome 10, UCD10Xv1.1, whole genome shotgun sequence genome encodes the following:
- the LOC107845185 gene encoding defensin-like protein 163, whose translation MAKFFNSVLCFLLIISVALAINQVNAQSRCTEILNPNGCVLYDCKKECFQKRNGNGLCSSAGLGQYVCTCVYNCSLDELNSHN comes from the exons ATGGCCAAATTTTTTAACTCTGTGCTTTGTTTTCTTCTCATTATTTCAG TTGCATTGGCGATTAATCAAGTGAATGCACAATCGAGATGTACCGAAATTTTGAATCCAAATGGATGTGTTCTTTATGACTGTAAAAAGGAATGCTTTCAGAAACGCAATGGAAATGGACTTTGCTCAAGTGCTGGTCTTGGTCAATATGTTTGTACTTGTGTTTACAATTGTAGCCTTGATGAATTAAATTCTCATAATTAA